In Flavobacterium gelatinilyticum, a genomic segment contains:
- a CDS encoding GIY-YIG nuclease family protein, producing the protein MEEFVVYILFSEKFNKNYTGFTSNLIERFKSHNLLVAKGYTVKYRPWEVVYVEFFNSKNEAIKREKYLKTGIGREFIKKLIDSL; encoded by the coding sequence ATGGAAGAGTTTGTAGTGTATATCTTATTCTCAGAAAAATTCAATAAAAACTATACTGGATTTACTTCTAATCTAATTGAACGATTTAAATCTCATAATTTACTTGTGGCAAAAGGCTATACTGTAAAATACAGACCTTGGGAAGTTGTTTATGTAGAATTTTTCAATTCTAAAAATGAAGCAATTAAAAGAGAAAAATATTTGAAAACCGGAATCGGAAGAGAATTCATTAAAAAACTAATCGATTCTCTTTAA
- a CDS encoding GIY-YIG nuclease family protein, with translation MEEFVVYILFSEKFNKNYTGFTSNLIERFKSHNLLATKGYTAKYRPWEVVYVEFFNSKNEAIKREKYFKTGTGREFIKKLIDSL, from the coding sequence ATGGAAGAGTTTGTAGTGTATATCTTATTCTCAGAAAAATTCAATAAAAACTATACTGGATTTACTTCTAATCTAATTGAACGTTTTAAATCTCATAATTTACTTGCTACAAAGGGCTATACTGCAAAATACAGACCTTGGGAAGTTGTTTATGTAGAATTTTTCAATTCTAAAAATGAAGCCATCAAAAGAGAAAAATATTTCAAAACCGGAACCGGAAGAGAATTCATTAAAAAACTAATCGATTCTCTTTAA
- a CDS encoding START-like domain-containing protein, with the protein MDSKIRYEIEFPINSSPQLLYQYISTPSGLSEWFADNVNSRGEFFTFIWNDSQEKARLASKKSGEKVKFKWVDESSKDTEYFFELHILVDELTKDVSLMVVDFADKEEIGEAKQLWENQISDLKHLIGSV; encoded by the coding sequence ATGGATTCAAAAATACGTTACGAAATCGAGTTTCCGATCAATTCTTCGCCGCAGTTATTGTATCAATATATATCAACGCCGTCAGGTTTATCAGAATGGTTTGCTGACAACGTTAACTCAAGAGGTGAATTTTTTACCTTTATCTGGAATGATTCACAGGAAAAAGCACGTCTGGCTTCTAAAAAATCAGGCGAAAAAGTGAAGTTCAAATGGGTTGACGAAAGCAGTAAAGACACTGAATACTTTTTTGAACTGCATATTTTAGTTGATGAATTAACTAAAGATGTATCATTAATGGTAGTTGATTTTGCTGATAAAGAAGAAATAGGAGAGGCTAAACAATTGTGGGAGAATCAGATCTCAGATCTGAAACATCTTATTGGTTCTGTTTAG
- a CDS encoding aminotransferase class IV — translation MINFNGNTVQEENILTQNRAFLYGDGVFETVKIINNKILFLEDHYFRLMASMRVVRMEIPMNFTMEYFEEQILNFVQAKGITASARARITVFRNDGGLYLPTTNEISYLIHAAPLENTSYVLNTAEYEVDLYKDFYVTKQLLSSIKTTNKMINVTGSIFAHENGLANCLLVNDAKNVIEALQGNLFMVSGKKLITPPVSEGCLNGIMRKQILALAKKIEGIEVTEEIISPFDLQKADELFLTNVITGIQPITKYRKKEFTSNLAHLLVQKLNESISEN, via the coding sequence ATGATCAATTTTAACGGAAACACAGTACAGGAAGAAAATATATTAACTCAAAATCGTGCTTTTCTTTATGGAGACGGCGTTTTTGAAACCGTAAAAATAATCAATAACAAAATTTTGTTCCTCGAAGATCATTATTTCAGGTTAATGGCTTCGATGCGTGTTGTGCGAATGGAAATTCCAATGAACTTCACTATGGAATATTTTGAAGAACAGATTTTAAATTTCGTTCAGGCAAAAGGTATCACAGCATCGGCAAGAGCAAGAATTACCGTTTTTAGAAATGACGGCGGTTTGTATCTCCCAACAACAAATGAGATTTCATATTTAATTCATGCGGCCCCTCTTGAAAACACTTCTTATGTTTTAAATACAGCAGAATACGAAGTAGATTTATACAAAGACTTTTATGTAACAAAACAATTGCTGTCGTCTATTAAAACGACCAATAAAATGATAAATGTTACCGGAAGTATTTTTGCGCATGAAAACGGTTTGGCAAACTGCCTGCTGGTAAATGATGCAAAAAATGTTATAGAAGCTTTACAAGGTAATTTGTTTATGGTTTCGGGTAAAAAACTGATTACCCCGCCAGTATCTGAAGGCTGTTTAAACGGAATTATGCGTAAACAGATTTTAGCTCTGGCTAAGAAAATTGAAGGCATAGAGGTAACAGAGGAAATAATTTCGCCATTTGATCTTCAAAAAGCAGACGAATTATTCCTTACAAATGTTATCACGGGAATACAGCCGATAACTAAATACCGAAAAAAGGAGTTTACAAGTAATCTGGCTCATTTATTAGTGCAAAAGCTAAATGAATCCATTTCTGAAAATTAA
- a CDS encoding YqgE/AlgH family protein — protein MISEKLKKGHLLIAEPSIIGDLSFNRSVILLADHNKEGSIGFIINKPLKYTINDLIPEIDANFKIYNGGPVEQDNLYFIHNIPELIPNSVEISNGIYWGGDFESTKDLINNGAITKNNIRFFLGYTGWDENQLESEMQGNSWIIADNNYKNKIIGKSTTHFWKEQIIELGGDYVIWSNAPENPYLN, from the coding sequence ATGATTTCAGAAAAATTAAAAAAAGGACACCTGCTTATTGCCGAGCCTTCAATAATTGGAGATTTATCTTTTAACAGATCGGTAATTTTATTAGCAGACCATAACAAAGAAGGATCAATAGGATTTATCATTAATAAACCTCTAAAATATACTATTAATGATTTAATTCCGGAGATTGATGCCAATTTCAAGATATATAACGGAGGCCCGGTTGAACAAGACAATCTGTACTTCATTCATAACATTCCTGAGTTAATCCCAAATAGTGTGGAGATTTCTAACGGAATATATTGGGGAGGCGATTTTGAATCGACCAAAGACCTGATTAACAACGGAGCGATAACCAAGAATAACATTCGTTTTTTCTTAGGCTATACCGGTTGGGATGAAAATCAGCTTGAAAGCGAAATGCAGGGCAACTCCTGGATCATTGCCGATAATAATTACAAGAATAAAATTATCGGAAAATCGACCACCCATTTTTGGAAGGAACAGATCATTGAACTGGGAGGCGATTACGTTATCTGGTCAAACGCACCTGAGAATCCATATCTGAATTAA
- a CDS encoding HU family DNA-binding protein, whose protein sequence is MNKSELIDAIAADAGITKAAAKLALESFLGNVGTTLKKGGRISLVGFGSWSVSARAARDGRNPQTGKTIKIAAKNVVKFKAGAELEGAVN, encoded by the coding sequence ATGAACAAATCAGAATTAATCGATGCTATCGCTGCTGATGCAGGAATTACAAAAGCTGCGGCAAAATTAGCTTTAGAATCATTTTTAGGAAATGTAGGAACTACTTTGAAAAAAGGCGGAAGAATTTCATTAGTAGGTTTCGGATCTTGGTCAGTGTCTGCGAGAGCTGCTAGAGATGGTAGAAATCCTCAAACAGGAAAAACTATCAAAATTGCTGCAAAAAATGTAGTAAAATTCAAAGCTGGAGCTGAATTAGAAGGTGCAGTGAACTAA
- the fmt gene encoding methionyl-tRNA formyltransferase, with product MEKLRIIFMGTPEFAVGILDTILKNNYEVVGVITAADKPAGRGQKIKYSAVKEYALAHNLTLLQPVNLKDESFLAELKALNANLQIVVAFRMLPKVVWEMPSLGTFNLHASLLPNYRGAAPINWAIINGETKTGVTTFFIDDKIDTGAMILNSEISIEPTENAGQLHDRLMNLGSTTVIDTLKVIENGNVTTTIQEDNDEIRTAYKLNKENCKIDWTKSGEEINNLIRGLSPYPAAWCFLNDKNENLNIKIYEAKLMPDSHSYEIGKLINSKKEIKVAIKGGFIELLSLQLPGKKRMQVSELLNGITFSDEAKMH from the coding sequence ATGGAAAAATTACGAATTATATTTATGGGAACTCCGGAGTTTGCGGTTGGAATTCTGGATACCATTCTTAAAAACAATTACGAAGTTGTGGGCGTTATTACGGCTGCTGATAAACCGGCAGGACGCGGACAAAAAATAAAATACTCGGCTGTAAAAGAATATGCACTCGCGCACAACCTGACTTTATTACAGCCCGTAAATTTAAAAGACGAAAGTTTTCTGGCTGAATTAAAAGCTTTAAATGCCAATCTGCAAATTGTGGTTGCGTTTAGAATGCTTCCAAAAGTAGTTTGGGAAATGCCAAGTTTAGGAACATTTAATCTTCACGCTTCTTTACTGCCAAATTATCGCGGCGCAGCGCCAATTAACTGGGCGATTATTAATGGTGAAACCAAAACTGGTGTTACAACATTTTTTATAGATGATAAAATTGATACCGGAGCCATGATTTTAAATTCGGAAATCTCAATTGAACCTACAGAAAATGCAGGACAATTACACGATAGATTAATGAATTTAGGAAGCACAACTGTAATTGATACTTTAAAAGTAATTGAAAACGGAAATGTGACCACAACTATTCAGGAAGATAATGACGAAATCAGGACAGCATACAAGTTAAACAAGGAAAACTGCAAAATTGACTGGACAAAATCAGGAGAGGAAATCAACAATTTAATACGCGGTTTGAGTCCTTATCCTGCTGCATGGTGTTTCCTGAATGATAAAAATGAAAATTTAAATATCAAAATCTACGAGGCTAAACTGATGCCGGACAGCCATTCTTATGAGATTGGAAAGTTAATTAACAGTAAAAAAGAAATTAAAGTTGCAATAAAAGGAGGCTTTATAGAGTTATTAAGCCTACAATTACCGGGAAAGAAGAGAATGCAGGTGTCGGAATTATTAAACGGCATTACTTTTTCTGATGAAGCAAAGATGCATTAA
- a CDS encoding RecQ family ATP-dependent DNA helicase has product MQEAQDILLKYWKHQGFRPLQKEIIDSVLEGQDTFALLPTGGGKSICFQVPAMMQEGICLVISPLIALMKDQVANLQKRDIKAIALTGGIHTEEIIDLLDNCQFGNYKFLYLSPERLQSDWILERIKNLPINLIAIDEAHCVSQWGHDFRPAYLKISELKKYFPKIPFLALTATATPRVVEDIKTELGLKDTKLFQKSFERKNIAYMVFEVEDKLYRVEQILKKNPQPSIIYVRNRKSCLNMSTQLQSLGFRATYYHGGLSAQEKDKNMQLWMSEQAQVIVATNAFGMGIDKDNVKTVIHTQLPENLENYYQESGRAGRNGEKSFSVLLFNNSDANQTEQQFLNILPDKKFLKTMYIKLCNYFQIAYGEGIDESYSFKMNHFCNKYDFPTLKTYNALQFLNQQGIITMSQEFSEKVTMQFLIESKEVIRYMSLNPNEEEIILAILRTYPGIHEMKTALNLPLLAKKSNHTEGQITAVLEKLKEKEIIEYKSKNNDATILFNEVREDDLTINRVSKYLEKQNKLKRDQLSSVLYYIKEDKTCKNRLVLDYFGEKADSNCGVCSYCITQKGKITEADSIADKILHLLKATALTSREIQNQIKLDTKDVLAVIQELLENNHIVIQANNKYTLKS; this is encoded by the coding sequence ATGCAGGAAGCACAAGACATTCTTTTAAAATACTGGAAACACCAAGGTTTCCGACCTTTGCAAAAAGAAATAATTGATTCGGTTTTAGAAGGTCAGGACACTTTTGCTCTGCTGCCCACGGGGGGCGGAAAATCGATTTGCTTTCAGGTTCCGGCCATGATGCAGGAAGGAATATGCCTCGTAATTTCGCCTTTAATCGCTTTGATGAAAGATCAGGTGGCTAATCTGCAAAAGAGAGATATTAAAGCCATTGCCCTTACGGGAGGAATTCACACCGAAGAAATTATTGATCTTCTGGACAACTGCCAATTTGGGAATTACAAATTTCTTTATCTTTCTCCGGAACGTCTTCAGTCAGACTGGATTTTGGAACGAATAAAGAATCTCCCAATTAATTTAATCGCTATTGACGAAGCGCATTGTGTTTCGCAATGGGGCCATGATTTCCGACCTGCTTACTTAAAAATTTCGGAACTAAAAAAATACTTTCCTAAAATTCCGTTTTTGGCCTTAACCGCAACTGCAACTCCAAGAGTCGTTGAAGACATTAAAACCGAATTAGGATTAAAAGACACCAAACTTTTCCAAAAGTCTTTTGAAAGAAAAAATATCGCATACATGGTCTTTGAAGTCGAAGACAAATTATACCGTGTTGAACAGATTTTAAAGAAAAATCCACAGCCTTCTATTATTTACGTACGTAACCGAAAATCTTGCCTGAACATGTCTACACAGCTACAGTCATTAGGATTTAGGGCAACGTATTATCACGGCGGACTTTCGGCTCAGGAAAAAGACAAAAACATGCAATTGTGGATGTCGGAACAGGCACAGGTAATTGTCGCTACAAATGCGTTTGGAATGGGAATCGACAAAGACAATGTAAAAACGGTTATCCATACCCAATTGCCCGAAAATTTAGAAAATTATTATCAGGAATCCGGAAGGGCGGGACGTAACGGCGAAAAATCATTTTCGGTTTTGCTTTTTAATAACTCAGATGCCAATCAGACTGAACAGCAGTTTCTGAATATTCTTCCGGATAAAAAATTCCTGAAAACGATGTACATTAAATTGTGCAATTATTTCCAGATTGCTTACGGCGAAGGAATAGACGAATCCTATTCTTTTAAAATGAATCACTTTTGCAATAAATACGACTTCCCTACTCTTAAAACTTACAATGCACTGCAGTTTTTGAATCAACAGGGCATTATTACGATGTCTCAGGAATTTTCGGAAAAAGTTACGATGCAGTTTTTAATTGAATCTAAAGAAGTGATTCGGTATATGAGTCTGAATCCGAACGAAGAAGAAATTATTCTGGCGATTTTACGAACCTATCCCGGAATTCACGAAATGAAAACAGCATTAAACCTTCCGTTACTGGCAAAAAAATCAAATCACACCGAAGGACAAATTACGGCTGTTTTGGAAAAACTGAAAGAGAAAGAAATCATCGAATACAAATCGAAAAACAACGATGCTACTATATTATTTAATGAAGTCCGTGAAGATGATTTGACGATAAACCGTGTTTCGAAATATCTGGAAAAACAAAACAAACTAAAACGCGACCAGCTTTCATCTGTACTTTATTATATAAAAGAAGACAAAACATGCAAAAACCGTTTGGTTTTGGATTATTTTGGAGAAAAAGCCGATTCAAACTGCGGGGTCTGCTCCTATTGTATTACCCAAAAAGGAAAAATAACCGAAGCTGATTCTATTGCAGATAAAATTCTTCATCTGCTAAAAGCAACTGCTTTAACATCAAGAGAAATTCAGAATCAGATAAAACTCGACACAAAAGATGTTCTGGCAGTGATTCAGGAATTATTAGAAAACAATCATATCGTTATTCAGGCGAACAATAAATACACTTTAAAATCATAA
- a CDS encoding ATP-binding protein, translated as MQKEIIVLLGGPGTGKSTLINELVARGYCCYPEISREVTLEAQKRGIEQLFLEQPLLFSEMLLEGRIQQFKSAVQEPDNVVFIDRGIPDVVAYMDYIGDEYPEYFIDACENYKYSKTFILPPWEEIYKSDTERYENFEQALEIQKHLIETYKKYGYDLIEVPKDTVENRILFILDKI; from the coding sequence GTGCAAAAAGAAATCATAGTCCTGCTTGGCGGTCCTGGTACAGGAAAATCTACACTTATAAACGAATTAGTCGCTCGTGGCTATTGCTGTTATCCCGAAATTTCCAGAGAAGTTACGCTCGAAGCTCAAAAAAGAGGTATCGAACAATTATTCCTTGAACAGCCCTTATTATTTAGCGAAATGCTCCTCGAAGGACGTATTCAGCAATTTAAAAGTGCCGTACAGGAACCCGATAATGTAGTTTTTATCGACCGCGGTATTCCCGATGTTGTCGCTTATATGGATTATATTGGCGATGAATATCCTGAATATTTTATAGATGCCTGCGAGAACTATAAATACTCTAAAACATTTATTCTGCCGCCTTGGGAAGAAATTTATAAAAGTGACACAGAACGTTATGAAAATTTCGAACAGGCATTAGAAATCCAGAAACATCTTATCGAAACTTATAAGAAATACGGTTACGATTTAATTGAGGTTCCGAAAGATACAGTAGAAAACAGAATTCTTTTTATCTTAGACAAAATTTAG